Proteins encoded by one window of Salicibibacter halophilus:
- a CDS encoding TVP38/TMEM64 family protein produces the protein MKRSQDRGEPMYRKIFVFLILASLAVSAFLYGEEIAIWIDEHGTESIVITAALATLMSLFPVIPYPIIGGILGAIYGSFLGSFITWFGSSMASIIMFVFVRFGYQDWGLKIIGKYEAISKVTMLFERNAFMTIFLTRLIPIVPSIIVNIYSALSRVGFWAYTVASSVGKIPSMILFATVGSTIVRNPADLLYVALFYGSFLLIVYGCFRLWNRYVVKEKEQTAK, from the coding sequence CAGGATCGAGGTGAACCGATGTATCGTAAAATTTTTGTATTTCTCATTCTAGCTTCCCTTGCAGTGTCCGCCTTTCTATATGGCGAAGAGATCGCGATTTGGATCGATGAACACGGCACGGAATCGATTGTGATCACGGCCGCTCTCGCCACCCTCATGTCGCTATTCCCGGTTATCCCCTATCCGATTATCGGCGGGATCCTTGGGGCGATATATGGGTCTTTTCTTGGAAGTTTCATCACTTGGTTTGGATCTTCCATGGCATCCATTATTATGTTTGTGTTCGTACGTTTCGGATACCAAGATTGGGGATTAAAAATCATCGGCAAGTACGAGGCTATCTCCAAGGTGACGATGCTCTTTGAGCGCAACGCTTTTATGACCATCTTTTTAACACGGCTGATCCCTATCGTTCCTTCCATCATCGTCAATATCTATTCCGCGCTCAGCCGCGTTGGTTTTTGGGCTTACACCGTCGCTTCTTCAGTGGGTAAAATCCCCTCCATGATATTGTTTGCCACCGTCGGAAGCACGATCGTACGCAATCCTGCGGATTTATTATATGTTGCTCTATTTTACGGCAGTTTTTTGCTTATCGTTTACGGTTGTTTCCGCCTATGGAACCGTTATGTCGTAAAGGAGAAGGAGCAGACGGCAAAATAA